Proteins from a genomic interval of Trichoderma breve strain T069 chromosome 2, whole genome shotgun sequence:
- a CDS encoding major facilitator superfamily domain-containing protein, with protein sequence MASDKNATNSAHHDELVVEPSDVHRIGEDIFTKKLHKHHDDALDFLQTTEDQNFAYTDQEASSVRWKIDLMLMPLLLGTYTLNFLDKGILSNASVFGLKDDTHLVGQQYSWVASIFYFGYMLGQPVNAYLLHKVPMGKWLAGNVFGWGACILLGITAKNFAGIATTRFFLGLFESVTNPAFVLITSQYYTRKEHSLRSCIWWAGNSVGSFFGDLIAYGIGHGHGSLSPWKYMFITFGGFTVLWSMILMLFLPDSPWKMKFLNEREKRIAVLRVMSNHTGISSSHWQWKQAVSVLVDLQAWIFFCIAFIQCLPGGGLTAFNKLILTGLGYTNLEATIYSMPEHAIQLFSVIVAGIVGSYIGNARCVVIILSNIPPLVGSLIVYYVPASDKLTRLAGVYILFTNTISYIMVLSLVASNFAGMSRKTAVSAGIFLAYSAGNLVAPQLFIDSEAPLYPTGFRGMIASFVTLIVLAFILMTYLILQNKRRDKKYGKVDPNAIQEDDFLDLTDKELHYFRYAW encoded by the exons ATGGCTTCAGACAAGAATGCAACCAACTCAGCCCACCATGATGAACTTGTTGTAGAGCCGAGTGATGTTCATCGGATTGGGGAGGACATCTTCACCAAGAAGTTACACAAACATCACGATGATGCTCTTGACTTTCTCCAAACTACAGAGGATCAAAATTTCGCCTATACAGATCAGGAAGCGAGTAGTGTGCGGTGGAAAATCGACTTAATGTTAATGCCACTG CTACTCGGGACGTATACCTTGAATTTTCTAGATAAGGGAATTCTGTCTAACGCGTCAGTCTTCGGACTTAAAGATGATACG CATCTCGTTGGCCAACAGTACAGCTGGGTTGCTAGCATTTTTTACTTTGG TTATATGCTTGGACAGCCAGTCAATGCATACTTGCTTCACAAAGTCCCTATGGGTAAATGGTTGGCCGGTAATGTGTTTGGCTGGGGTGCCTGCATTTTACTAGGCATCACAGCCAAGAACTTTGCAGGCATTGCTACCACacgcttcttcctcggcctttTTGAGTCCGTTACGAACCCGGCATTTGTGCTAATTACCAGCCAATATTATACTCGCAAGGAACACTCTCTTCGTTCGTGTATATGGTGGGCGGGCAACTCTGTTGGGTCCTTTTTTGGAGACCTTATTGCTTACGGtattggccatggccatggctcgCTTTCGCCGTGGAAGTACATGTTCATCACCTTTGGCGGATTCACGGTCCTCTGGTCTATGATCCTCATGTTATTCTTGCCCGATTCTCCATGGAAGATGAAATTTTTGAACGAACGAGAGAAACGGATCGCTGTTTTGCGTGTAATGTCGAATCATACCGGGATCAGTTCTTCTCACTGGCAATGGAAACAAGCGGTTTCTGTTCTTGTGGACCTCCAAGCGTGGATATTCTTTTGTATTGCATTTATCCAATGCCTTCCAGGTGGTGGACTAACAGCG TTCAATAAACTCATCTTAACGGGACTCGGATACACCAACCTTGAGGCGACTATATATTCTATGCCCGAGCATGCCATTCAGCTTTTCAGTGTCATTGTTGC TGGTATCGTCGGTTCCTATATAGGAAACGCTCGATGCGTCGTGATTATTTTGTCCAACATCCCTCCTTTGGTTGGCAGCTTGATAGTGTATTACGTGCCTGCATCTGACAAACTCACTCGTTTGGCTGGTGTGTACATTCTCTTCACGAACACCATTAGCTACATAATGGTGTTGAGTCTCGTTGCGTCCAATTTCGCTGGAATGTCGCGCAAGACTGCCGTTTCTGCAGGAATATTTCTTGCTTATTCGGCAGGAAATCTTGTCGCACCTCAGCTCTTCATTGACTCGGAGGCACCCCTCTACCCCACAGGCTTTCGAGGAATGATTGCCTCATTCGTGACTTTGATTGTGTTGGCTTTCATCTTGATGACCTACCTAATTTTACAAAACAAACGACGTGACAAGAAGTATGGCAAAGTCGATCCAAATGCCATACAGGAGGATGACTTCCTTGACCTGACTGACAAAGAGCTGCACTACTTTCGATATGCTTGGTAG
- a CDS encoding n-Acetylglucosaminyltransferase-IV (GnT-IV) conserved region domain-containing protein, with the protein MSVSRINAAFCVFWILLFIFSAIFSYDDPSSIFFNANRAYEQRFSSVRAAEADAYIRNLPARVIPIKPVDKLLCIGIPSINRTTESFLSSTIATLSDTLTPEERASIRIVVLLADKSPSEHFAYGQNWLEPLVDEVLLYGEPPEGSTKYRRIPLDLKEGNIRGDGRVENMRLDHSALVEACREQEYPYFALVEDDIVTTRDWFPRFIKGLTYVEQKTKETTREWIYLRLFYSEILMGWNNEEWLGYSKIICLVYTAVLAAFLVGRKYVRVGASGGVSPHAQRYLAALVFGLWLPALIALYFLSGRLFTGRLSPFSLSTLHGAREMPHYGCCAQGLVLPQRHLEGFQALLRDPPYDFPGDMILEGYAEARGLVKWALEPSVFQHVGFKESSDGTRRAEVWNFGFERQYRI; encoded by the coding sequence ATGTCCGTCTCTCGCATTAACGCAGCATTCTGCGTCTTTTGgattctcctcttcatatTTTCCGCAATTTTCTCATACGATGACCCGTCATCCATCTTTTTCAATGCTAATAGAGCCTACGAACAGCGCTTTTCTAGCGTGAGAGCGGCTGAGGCGGACGCATATATCCGCAATCTACCCGCGAGAGTCATACCGATCAAACCTGTCGACAAGCTGCTCTGCATCGGCATCCCCAGCATTAATCGCACGACCGAATCGTTCCTCTCCTCCACGATTGCTACATTGTCCGATACGCTCACGCCTGAAGAGCGTGCATCTATCCGTATCGTGGTGTTACTGGCCGATAAATCGCCCTCGGAGCACTTTGCCTATGGACAGAATTGGCTCGAGCCGCTTGTTGACGAAGTTCTCCTCTATGGCGAGCCGCCTGAAGGAAGCACCAAGTATCGCCGTATACCGCTCGATCTGAAAGAGGGGAATATTCGTGGTGATGGTCGGGTTGAGAACATGAGACTTGACCACTCAGCGCTAGTCGAAGCGTGCAGAGAGCAAGAATACCCATACTTTGCGCTGGTGGAAGACGACATTGTTACCACTAGGGACTGGTTCCCCCGATTCATAAAAGGGCTGACATACGTCGAGCAAAAGACTAAAGAGACTACGAGGGAATGGATATATCTGCGATTGTTTTACTCGGAAATATTAATGGGATGGAACAATGAGGAATGGTTAGGCTATTCCAAAATCATCTGCCTGGTATACACCGCCGTTCTGGCTGCGTTTCTGGTTGGGCGCAAATACGTACGCGTCGGCGCTTCGGGCGGCGTTTCACCGCACGCGCAGCGTTACCTTGCGGCGCTCGTCTTTGGTCTTTGGTTGCCGGCTCTTATTGCTCTGTACTTCCTTTCTGGTCGTCTATTCACCGGCAGATTGAGCCCCTTCAGCTTGAGCACATTGCATGGAGCACGCGAGATGCCACACTACGGGTGCTGTGCTCAGGGACTTGTCCTTCCCCAGCGACACCTGGAGGGTTTCCAAGCCCTGCTTAGAGATCCGCCATACGACTTCCCGGGAGACATGATATTGGAAGGCTATGCAGAAGCTCGTGGCCTTGTCAAGTGGGCACTGGAGCCAAGTGTGTTCCAGCATGTCGGGTTCAAGGAATCTTCCGATGGAACCCGTAGGGCTGAAGTTTGGAACTTTGGATTTGAAAGGCAATATAGGATCTAA